GTCAACGTGGCCGCGCGATCTTTATTCAACGTCCGCTATAAATAGCCTGATTCACGATGTTTTCCATTTGCTCCTGCTGCCCGCTCACATGCCGCGGATTCAGATCACGCGCCAGCGTGTCCGACGCGAGCGTCGAGAGCGAATACTCGCCGGACAGGATCTTGCGGCCGAACTCGCCATCCCAACCCGCGTAGCGTTGCCGCTTGAACTGATCGAGGCGCTCGTTTTCGACCAGTACCGCCGCGCGGTCAAGGCCGAGCGCGAGGTTGTCGATCGCACCGATGTGGCCATAAAACAGGTCTTCCGCATCGACGCTCTGGCGCCGCACTTTCGCATCGAAGTTCATGCCGCCGGTCGTGAAGCCGCCGTGGCGCAGAATCTCGTAGAAGGCCAGCGTCAATTCCTCGACGCTATTGGGAAATTGATCAGTATCCCAGCCATTTTGCGGATCGCCGCGATTCGCATCGACGCTGCCGAAAATGCCGAGCGCAAACGCGGTCGCAATCTCGTGATGGAACGAGTGGCCCGCGAGCGTCGCGTGATTCGCCTCGATGTTCACGCGAATCTCCTTATCGAGGCCGTGTTGCAGCAGGAAGCCGTGCACGGTCGCGACGTCGTAGTCGTATTGATGCTTGGTCGGCTCCTGCGGCTTCGGCTCGATCAGCAGCGCACCCTTGAAACCGATCTTGTGCTTGTGGTCGACCACCATGTGCAGGAAGCGCGCAAACTGCTCGCGTTCGCGCACGAGGTCGGTGTTGAGCAGCGTGTCGTAGCCTTCGCGGCCACCCCACAGCACGTAGTTTTCGCCGCCGAGGCGCAGCGTCGCGTCGAGCGCATGGCGCACCTGGGTCGCGGCGAATGCGAAGACCTCCGGATTCGGATTGGTTGCGGCGCCGGCTGCGTAACGCGGATTCGAAAACAGATTCGCGGTGCCCCACAGCAATTTGACGCCGGTGTCCTGCTGCTTGCGCGCGAGGTAGTCGGACACGCGCAGGAAGTTCTCGCTGTATTCCTTCACGCTCGCGCCTTCGGGCGAGACGTCGGTATCGTGGAACGTGTAGTAGGGTGTGCCGAGCTTCGAGAAGAATTCGAACGCGGCGTCGGCCTTTTGCAGCGCCCGCTCCATTGCGTCGCCGGGTTGCTGCCACGGCCGCCGGAAGGCGCCCTGACCGAAGATATCCACGCCGGGCCACACGAACGTATGCCAGTAGCACACGGCGATACGCAGATGTTCCTCGAGCGTCTTGCCGAGGACCTTCCTGCTCTTGTCGTAGTGACGGTATGCAAGCGGGTTGTCCGATTGCGGGCCTTCATAACGAATCTCGGGAATGTGTTCGAAGTAGGACATCGGCGTCTCCCATGTATGCTGCATTGCAACCCGCGCGATCATGCCGCGCCGGCCGACAAAGTGACGCCATGCTGCCGCTTGCATGATGTGTCGGCAATTGCGAAATTGCGCAGCACGCTTGATGTTTCTTACCGCCCGCGCGTTTGTATACTGCCGTCCCGCGATTCGGCGCCTAGAATAACCGGACGCTTAAAAACGGTGTTGCTCCCAGCCCCCGACACGATGGAGACAAAGGCGCGTGGTCCATTGACCCGCACGCCGCTTACCGCCATGACCCGTCCACAAGCACCTCAGACAACCCATCGGATCGCGCTGCTGTTCAACGCGAACAAGGTCTACGACCGCGAGATCATCACCGGCATCGGCAACTACCTGCTGTCGACGCGCGTCGCGTGGGACCTTTTCCTCGAAGAGGACTTTCGCTGCCGGCTCGCGGGTATCGAGCGCTTCGACGGCGACGGCATCATTGCAGACTTCGACGACCCCGCCGTCGACGAAGCCCTGCGCGACTGTCCGCTGCCGGTGGTCGCCGTCGGTTCGTCGTACGAGGATCCGACGCAGTACCCTTCGGATTTACCCTATATCGCGACCGACAACAGCAAGCTCGTGTCGCTCGCGTACACGCATCTGATCGGCGCGGGTCTCGAAAACTTCGCGCTGTACAGCCTGCCGCAGGCACAGGAAAACCGTTGGGCGCAACAGCGCGAACTCGCATTCGCGCATCTGCGCAGTGCGGAGGGGCGCAGCGCCGCGCAGATCGATAGCGAGATCTATCGCGGTCTGTCGACGAGCGCGCCGTCCTGGAACCAGGCGATCGAACAGCTCACCGCATGGCTGCGGCAACTGCCGAAGCCGGTCGGCATCATCGCGGTGACCGACGCGCGGGCGCGGCACCTGTTGCAGGCGTGTCTGATCGCGGGCATTCCGGTGCCCGAGGAAGTCGCCATCATCGGCATCGACAACGATCCGCTCACGCGTACGCTGACGCGCATTCCGCTGTCGTCGGTGATTCAGGGCACCGAGGAAATGGGCCGCACGGCCGCGCACATCCTGCATCAGATGCTGCACGGCGCGCGCTTTCCGGGGCGTCGCATCCTGGTGCCGCCGGTCGGCATCAACGTGCTCGAATCGACCCGGCATCAACCGCTCGCGAGTCCCTACGTGATGCGCGCACGGCATTTCATTCGTCAGTATGCGTGCCAGGGCATCCGCACCGAGCAGGTGGCCGACTATGTGGGCGTGTCGCGCTCGTCGCTCGAAGAGTATTTCCGGCGCGAGCTTCAATGCACGGTGCATCAGGAAATCCTGCGCCACAAGCTCGACGTCGCCAAGACGTTGCTTGCGAAACGCGACGCGTCGAGCGCGGAAGTCGCGATTCGCTGCGGCTTCACGTCACTGCAATACATGTACGCGGTATTTCGCCGCGAACTCGGCTGCACGCCGCGCGAATACCAGGAGCGCGTGGGCCCGAAGACGAAGACCACTGGCTGAGCGTGCTTTTCTATTTTTTCTTCGCACTGACCACATGATCAGCATTGCACAACTCTCTTCCGAACCGTGGGGCACGCTACCGGGCGGCGATCGCGTGCGGCTCTACACGTTACGCAACGCGCACGGCATGAAAGTCGCCATCAGCGACCTCGGCGCGACCTTGGTTTCGTGGCATGCGCCGGATCGCGCGGGACGTCTCGGCGATATTCTGCTCGGCCACGACACGCCCGCCGAATACGTGGCGGCCACGACCTACATGGGCGGACTGATCGGCCGCTGGGCGAATCGCATTGCGGGCGCGCGCTTTTCGCTCGACGGCATCGAGTACACGCTCGATCGCAACGAAGGTCCGAACCTGCTGCATGGCGGCACGATCGGATTTCATCGCGCGTTGTGGGACGTCAGCGAGGACGACGGCGCGTTGCTGATGCGGCTCGAGTCGCCTGAAGGCGATGCTGGTTTTCCTGGCAACGTGACCGTGCAGGTGCGCTATTCGCTCGACGATGACGGGACGCTGACGATCGGATATGAAGCGATCACGGACGCGCCGACGCCACTCAATCTGACGAGCCATCCATACTTCAATCTGACCGGGCGCGCGGGCACCGACATTCGCGGCCACGTGCTGTCGATCGACGCCGAGCGCTTTTTCGAAGTCGACGCGACGCTGATTCCATGCAATCTCGCCGACGTCGCGGGCAACGCATTCGACTTCCGGCAGAGCGCGCCGATCGGCGGCCGGCTCGACTGGCCGCATGCGCAACTCGCGCGAGCCGGTGGCTTCGATCATTGCTACGTACTGCGTGCGGCGCCTGATGCTGGCACCAACGACGCTACGCCGCCACTGCGCGAAGTCGCCTGCGCATACGATCCGGGCAGCGGACGCGAGTTGACCGTGGCGACCGATCAACGGGGCCTGCAGTTTTACTCTGGCAACGCACTGAACGGCAACCCGGGACGCGGCGGCGTTCGCTATCAACGGTACGCCGGTTTGTGCCTCGAGGCGGGCGGTTTTCCGAACGAGGTCAATATGACCGGACAGGACGAAGTGATCGTGCGACCCGGTGATACTTACCGGCAAATCACGACTTACCGCGTCGATGTGCGCAAAGGTGTGTGACTATATTGACACGCGCTTTTCCACTGTTTTACGAAAACGGCGAAAACGAGATTACAGCTCGCCGACTGCCTGTTCTCCGCAATACTGAATTAGTCGACTAGTGGTTTTCCCCGAATGCGCTCGCTCCTAGACTGCGTCCATGGCACCCGCAATGCCGCGGTGCTGGACAGACAACTACGGAGGGAAACATCATGAAATCGCTTATCCAGGCAGTTGCGCTCGCTGCCGTGATCGCCGCTCCAGTCGCGGCGTTCGCACAATCGGAACAGCCGATCACGCGCGCCGAAGTCAAGGCAGAAGTGCAGCAACTCGAACGGGCGGGTTATAACCCGGCCACCGCATTCGATGCCCAGTATCCCGCGGACATTCAGGCGGCCGAGGCGCGCGTCTCCGCGATGAACGCGAAGGGCCAGGGCGACACTTCGGGATATGGGTCGCCGATGGGCGGATCGTCGCAATCCGGCCCCGGCCAGCATCCGCTGTGGGTCAATCCGGACGGTCAGTGAAGACCGGCGAACGTATTGCAAGCGACGCTGGCGAGGAAAGATCGGTGAGTTAATAACCTCTTTTGCCTGTGTGATTTTCGCCGTTTCGACCTGAGATGAAGCGAGCCATGCTTTCAAAGCATGCGCTCGCTTTTTGCGTTTATACGGCGATCGGGAACGTGCCGCTACTGCCAACTCAGCCAGACCGCGCCTGCGGGCATTCTGACTGATACCAGATCTCCACCTTGCGCTGCGCGCGCTCGAGACTCGCCGGATAATCAGGATCAAAGCGTCGCTCAGGGTGGTAGCCCGCTTGCTGCAACGCCGCCAGTTCGCTCATGCTTCGCTCGTGAGTGGCGGGTGCCTTGTTCCTGAGGTCGGTCAGGTCGCGGCATTGCGTTGCGCTGAGATGTGTTTGGGCGCCTCCGTTCCCGCCGTCCGTGGCACAGCCAACGAGCGTAAGCACCAACGCGGCAAGAATCGACCGCATCTGCGTTGCGATGTTCATTTCGTGTCTCCTTGCGGTCAGGCAACCCTTGAATTATTCGAAACGCCGGCGAAAGTCGCCACTCATTTCATCAACCATGTAGTCGATACAGACCAAGGAGAAATGCGATGCCCCGCACCGCCGCTGAAAAACGCGCCGCTTTCCGCGCGCTGCACTCGTCTGGCTGTTTCGTGCTGCCCAATCCGTGGGACGCAGGCAGCGCCCGCTTTTTGCGCACGCTCGGCTTCAAGGCGCTCGCGACCACGAGTTCCGGCTTTGCGTGGTCGACCGGGCATGCGGACAACACGCTGCCGCGCGAGGTGATTCTCGCGCACCTGCGGACGATCGTCGATGCGACCGATCTGCCGGTCAATGCCGACTTCGAAAGCGGCTTCGGCCGCGATCCGGAAGAAGTCGCCGAAAGCGTGACGCTCGCGGTGGCAACGGGCGTCGCGGGTCTGTCGATCGAGGACTCGACCGGCAACCCCGCCGCGCCGCTCTTTCCGGTCGACGTCGCCGTTGAGCGGCTCAGCGCGGCGCGCCGTGCGATCGATCAGAACGGCGGCGACACGCTGCTGATCGGCCGCGCGGAAAATTTCGTCGCCGGCAAGCCCGATCTCGACGACGCGATCGCGCGTCTGAAGGCCTATGCGGCGGCGGGCGCCGATTGCCTGTACGCGCCCGGCATCCAGACGCGCGAGCAGATCGAAGCGGTGGTCGCGGCCGTCGCGCCGAAGCCTGTCAATCTGCTGATCGGCTCGACATCGAATCTGACCTTGCAGGATGTGGCCGCGCTCGGTGTACGGCGAATCAGCGTCGGCGGCGGGCTCGCGCGCGCGGCGTGGGGTGGTTTCATGCAGGCCGCTCAGGCGCTGGACGATGGCCGTTTCGACTTTTCCGGCGCGGCGGCGGGCACGCAACTCAACGCGCTTTTCACTCGCGATGCGTGAAGCACCCGAACGCCCCGAACCGCGCAGGTTCCCTCCCCCCGCTGCGCAAGCGGACACCTCTAAAGCAGGAGATCGCCATGGCTCGCGAAATCATTCGCGTCGAACCGTTGTCCACGTACCTCGAAAAATTGAAAGCGCCGGCCTGCGCCGTCACGCGTCACGCTGACACGGTCTACGTGTCGGGCCTTCCGCCGTTCGATCCCGAGACCGGAGTACCGGTCGACGCGCCAATCGAACGGCAGACCGAACTCGTGCTCGAGCAGATGAAGCTGTGTCTGGAAACAGCCGGCTCGTCGCTCGATCACGTGCTCAAGTGCAACATCTATTGCACATCGGTCGAGAAATTCGCCGCGGTCAACGCGATCTACACGCGCTATTTTCCGGTCGATCCGCCGGCGCGCATTTTCGTCAACGTGCCCGCATGGCCGGGGCATTTCGACATCGAGATCGATTGCGTCGCGGCCGTCAGATAGGCTGCCGGCAGACTGCGCACCCAGGCGTTCGCAGGCCGAGTCGAAATCGCCGGAATGCCCAGCGTTTCCGATGAGAAAAGCACGTGAACGTCTGAACTGGCGCACAAAGGCTTCCGTCGCGTCAAATGTTATGATCGGAAACATCATTCGCTCCGATCAAGCGCGCACCCGAACAGCGGCAAGCCTCATGGACACCCATCTCACCAAATCCGCCGACACGTCCTCCACCGATCTCGGCCGGCGCGTGCGCGCCGCCCGTCAGGCGCAGGATCTGACGCTCGAAACCGCGAGCCGCCTTTGCGGTGTCTCTCGTTCGACGCTGTCGAAAGTCGAAAACGGCCTGATGTCCCCCACTTTCGACGTGCTGCAAAAAATCGTGCTGGGCCTGAAGATCGAAATCGGCGAACTGTTCGGCTCGACGCCGAAGGTCAGCGCCAGCGGCCGGCGCGCGTTGACGCGCAAGAACGAAGGCCAACGCCACGCGTATCGCGGCTATCAGATGGAGCTGCTCGCCACCGACCTCGCGCACAAGGCGATGCTGCCGTTTCGCATCCGCATCTCGGCGCACACGCTCGACGCATTCGACGACTGGGGCCGCCACGAGGGCGAGGAGTTTCTCTATGTGATCAGCGGCAGCGTCTGCCTCTATTCGGAGCTGTACGCGCCGACACATCTGAACGCGGGCGACAGCCTCTACTTCGACAGCCGCACGGGTCACGCGGCCGTGTCGACCAGCGAGGAAGACGCCGAAGTGTTGTGGATGGCGACCAATGCGGACCTTTCGCACACGCCGTCGGCCGCGAACGATTCGACGAAGAAATAGCGCGCGCTCAGCGCGCCGCCGTATGCATTCAGGCCGCCTCGCTTGCGGTCATACGGAAGATGCCCTGTGCGTTGCCCGCGTCGAACCGCAGGTCCGTTTCCCAGCGGCGCGCGTCCTGATCGAAACTGCGCTTGCGCGTGATGAATTCGTAGAACGAGCCGGGCACATCGCGCGTGACGACGCTGCCATCGGCCGCGCGAAATTCGCGCCGCACGATATCCGCGCGATACGCGGTCTGGAACACGCGCCCGGAACGCGAATGCTCGACTTCGGGCTTCATCGGACGACCCTTCGCTTTTTCGTCGTCCGACAGTTTGAAGACGTCCGCGACGCGATCGGTCGCATGATTGAACGCGTTACCTTCGGTCGCGATCCACGCCATTTCCGCCGATTCCTTCAACAATACTTCGTAGTCGGCTTCGCGTGGCATCTCGTGCTGACGCGCGAACGCGCCCACGATCACCGGTAGCAACTCATGCGCTGCATCGAGCGGCAGCACGCCGTCGCGTTCGAGTTCCCACAAGAGGCCATTGGCGCGCGGCGTCAACGGATCGCGCGACGCACCGATCACGTTCGTCACCGCCTGCTGGAATGCCGCGGAGAAACGCTCCGGATGCAGTTCGCTGACGAAGAACTGCGCGATCTCGTCGGGCGCGTCGTCATGCGTTAAGGTTTATTCGATGCCTGCCATCGGCCGCAGGAATGTGAATGCTTCCGCGCGTGCCGGCAGGCGTCGAATAAACCCGATGGAGGAAACCGCGGAGTGCTCCGATGTGGTCGGAACTCGCCGCTATGGCGATTGATAGGTCAGGATGCTCAGCGATGTCGGATGCGGTGCGGCCAGGCGGGATGCTGGACAGGCGCGGAAGCCGTAGCGAAGCGGCGCTGTCGGGCAATCACGATGGTGAAGCAGACGAGGGAGGCGCTTTGCGAAGCGCCAGGCGCAAACGTCCGCTCGTGGGCCGCGTTGCCGCAAAGCCGACGGTCGGTTCAGATATCGGGGAACCGTTGCGCTCATGTCTGACCCCGGCACATCGGTGGTGCGCGGATCGGGGCGCTGCGCGCGAGGATATCGACGACGATCATCGGTGCGCCGCAGCGCCGGCAGATGAACACGGTCCGGACTGCGATGACGGTGTCGTGCGGTGACGGGCTGACCCCGGGTGCGACGTGCAGCAGATCGCGCACCTTCGCGAGACTGGCGCGGCGCACCGGGTTGGCGAGCAGCCCGTAGTGACGGATCCGATGGAAACCACCGGGCAGCACATGGAGCAGGAAGCGGCGCATGAATTCGCCGGCCTCCAGCGTCATGGTCTTGTAGCGGGTGCGTCCCTTCGTACGGTAATCCTTCCAGCGGAACGTCACGCCACGCTCATCGAAGGCGATCAGGCGCTGGTTGGAGATGGCGACGCGGTGCGTGTAGCGGGAGAGGTACTCGAGCACCGCCTTCGGTCCGGCGAACGGGCGCTTGGCGTAGACCACCCATTCGCAGCTACGCAGCGGCGCAAGCCACCGGGCAAAGGAAGCGGGATCAGCGAGCCTGGTGTACTCGCCGAAGAACTGCAGCTGGCCATGCCGGTGGGCCACTTCGAGCGCTTCGAGGAAGCGCCGGCGGAACAGGCGTGAGAGCACGCGCACGGGCAGGAAGAAGCCGGGCCGGCACGCAATCCAGCGCTCACCGTCAGGCGACAGCCCGCCACCGGGGACGATGCCGTGCACATGCGGGTGATGCGTGAGCGCCGAGCCCCAGGTGTGCAGTACGAGGGTGGCGCCAATCTGGGCGCCGAGATGCCTGGGATCGGCGGCGATCGTGCGCAGCGTGTCGGCGGCGATGTCGAGCAGCAGGCCGTAGATGATCCGTTTGTTGTACCAGGCGATCGCACTGACGGGCGCGGGCAGCGTGAAGACGACGTGGAAGTATTCGACGGGTAGCAGGTCGGCCTGGCGTGCCTCCAGCCAGCGGTGTGCGGCGCTGGCCTGGCACTTCGGGCAATGCCGGTTGCGACAGGAGTTGAAGGACACCTCTGACCTTGCGCAGCCTGAACAGCGCAGCACATGTCCGCCCAGTGCCGCCGTGCGGCACCGTTCGATGGCCGACATGACCTTCAGCTGCCCCAGGCTCAGGTGTGCCGTGGCTCGCCACGCTGGCCCGTGGCTGCGGAAGATGTCCGCAACCTCCAGCATGAGGCGTGACAGCGCGCGGGCCTACTCGGAGGGCAGACGGTCCAGCGGACTGGTGACCTCGTGCAGCAGGTCGGTGGCCACCTGGACGTAGAGCGCGGTGTTCTCGAGCTTCGCATGGCCGAGCAGCACCTGGATCACGCGGATGTCCACCTTCTGTTCGAGCAGGTGTGTCGCGAAGCTATGGCGCAGCGTGTGCATGGACACGCGCTTGTCGATGTTCGCAGCCTCGGCGGCGGCATGAATGGCACGGTTCAGCTGTCGCGTGCTTAATGGATCGAGCGGGTCGAGCCCGGGAAACAGCCACCCACCATCGAGCATCCTGCCCTGCGTACGGGCCACGCGCCACCACACACGCAGACGCTCAAGCAGCACCGGCGAGAGCATGGCGTAGCGGTCACGGCGGCCCTTGCCCTGCTCGATACGCAGTGTCATGCGTTCGCTGTCAACGTCGGTGACCTTCAGCGCGACCACTTCGCTGGCACGTAGCCCCGCGCCGTACGCGACCGACAGCGCGGTCTGGTGCTTCAGGTTGCCGGCGGCCTCGATGAGCCGCCGCACTTCATCGGGGCTGAGCACGACGGGTAATACGCGGGGCACGCGCACGGGTTGCATCCTGACCATCAGCTCGGGCCGGTCGAGCGTGACTGTGAAGAAGAACTTCAGGCCGGTGATCGCATGGTTCAGGGACACGGCCGAGGTGCCGTGGTCGACCAGATAGAGCTGGTAGCGCCGCAGGTCCTCGACGGTGGCCGTGTCAGGTGAGCGCCCGAGAAACCGGGCGAACTCACGCACAATGTGCAGATAGATGTCCTGCGTCTTGGGGGCAAGCTGGCGCATGCGCATGTCGTCGATCATGCGCTGGCGCAGCGGACTGACGTTTGACTGTGAGGAGGTCATGATTCGGCTCCTGCTGGAGAACGAGGCGGATTGCCTCATTCGCCAACATACGGAACCGCGATGCCGGCCTCTCCCTGACCACCGGCGTCTGACCGTAGCCCCTACCGCGCGAGCGGTTTAGTCCGCCGCCCATGCGCGGCCGGTCATGCCGAGACGATCGAGCGGATAGCGGCCGTTGATGCGAAAGCCGAGCGGCCGCAGGATGCGTGCGAACGCCGCCTCGCCGGGCGGCAGCGCGCCGCTGTGCGTCCAGCGCACGGTGCGCAGCGCGCCGTGATCGAAGTAAACGCTGCCGCCGGCCGCGACCGTTTCCTCCGTGTAGCGGCGGCCGTTCTCCGAGCGCGCGATCAGATCGTCGAACAGCGCCATGTTCATCGCCTGCGCGAGTTCGGCGCGCGTGACGCTGCCGCTCTCCCACTCGTGAAGCACATGCGGATGATTGAGCGTTGCAAAGAGCCGCGCGGTCTTCTCCACGCCCAGCAGCTTTTGCAGTAGTTGTTCGACGTTCGCATTCTTCAGGTTTCGCATCCGGCTCTCCACGCTATCCGTTGAGCGCCCGCGCGGGCGCCTCATAACGGGCGAGATTATTCAAAATGCGCTTGCTCATCGTAAAGCGAGATAAACTTGCCACTTGATGCGTTTTTGGAATTAACGTGCGAAAGTTCAAGATTCCCAACATGGGCGCGTTGCTCGCTTTCGAAGCCGCCGCGCGGCACGAGAGCTTCACGCATGCGGCGCGCGAGCTGTTCCTGACCGAAAGCGCGGTGTCGCGACAGATCAATACGCTCGAAGGCAATCTCGGCGTGCGGCTGTTCGTGCGGGTCAAGCAACGCGTGATGCTGACGCGCGCGGGCAAGGTCTACAGCGCACAGGTGCGACGCTCGCTCGAACAGCTCGATCGCGACACGCTGTCGATCATCGCGCACGGCAGTGGCGGCGGTTATCTGGAGCTGGCGGTGTTGCCGACTTTCGCATCGCAATGGCTGATTCCGCGCATGGCTGCATTCAACGAGCAATACCCGGACGTGCGCGTGAACATGGGCGTGCGCACCGCGACGTTCCCGTTCGCCGACACGCATTTCGAAGCGGCGATTCACTACGGCAAGCCGACGTGGCCGGGTACATCGTCGGATTTTCTGTTCTGCGAGGACGTGGTGCCGGTGTGCGCGGCAAGTCTGCTCAAGCGTCCGATCCGCAACACCGCCGAACTGCTCAACTATCCGCTGCTGCATTCGACGACGCGCCCCGATGGCTGGGCGACCTGGTTCGCGAGTCTCGGCGTCGACGACAACCGCACGATGCAGGGCGTGCGCTACGAACTGCACACGATGCTGATCAGCGCGGCTGCGGCCGGACTCGGCATTGCGCTAGTGCCGCGTTTTTTCGTTGACACGCAGTTGAAGCAGTTCGGTCTCGTGATTCCGTTCGACACACCCGCCGTCGCCGACGCCGCGTACTACCTCGTGTATCCGACCGAGTTGAGTCACGGCAAACCGCTCGCGAGTTTCCGCGAGTGGCTGCTGCGCGAGGCGGCCTCGTACGGCGCGATTTATCCGGAGTTGGCGCAGCAGCCCGAGAGGGCGTGAGTCAGCTGCCCGCGCGCGCCTTTGCCAAGGCGGCGAGATTGCCTTCGCCGAAGCCATGATGCCCCTGGCGTTGCACGATCTCGAAGAAGATCTCGCCGGCGCGGCGGCGCACGAAGGTCTGGAAAAACAGCAGCGGCACGCCGTCCGCGCCGATCTCGCCATCCACGAGCACATGCGTGCGCCGCAGTCGCTCGACATCGAGTCCGTGGCCCGGCAAACGCGCATCGAGCTGGTCGTAGTAGCGCGGCGGCGGCTCGACGAATTCGACACCGTTCGCGAGCAGACGCTCGACGCACGCGAAGATGTCGTCAGTGGCGAGCGCGATGTGCTGCACGCCTTCACCCGGATGATCGGGCAAATACTCGTGCATCAGGTTGGTCCGGCGCGTGCCCTCCTCGTAGAGCGGCACGCGGATCGCTCCGCACGGTGACACCATCACGCGCGATTCCGCCGACACGTGCCAGTTCGCGTGCAGCTCATGGATCTCGCGGAAATTCAGCAGGTCGCGATAGAAGTCGATCCACTCCTGCATGCGGCCTTCGCCAACGGTTTGCGTCAGATGGTCGACCGCGATCAGGCCGCTGCCTGTGTGATTCAGATCGGCTTCGGCCGTGTCGATTTCGATGGGCCGGAAGTCGATGTCGAAGATCGAGATATCGCCGAGGCCGCCGCGCTGACCGCCGCGCCCGCGCCAACGATCGACGAAATAAATGTGCGAATCGCCGATGCCCTGAATCGCCGGGATCAGCAACTCGCCCGCGCCGAGGCGCTCGCCCTCGAACTCCCACGCACCGAGCTCCACCGCGCGTTCGAACGCTCGCTGCGCGTCGGCAACGCGAATCCCGATCGCGCAGATGCCGACCCCATATTCCTCCGCGTAGCGCGACGCGAACGAGTCAGGTTCCGCGTTGATCAGGAAATTCATCTCGCCCTGACGGTACAACGTCACATCCTTGCTGATATGACGTGCGATCGCCTTGAAGCCGAGCCGCGTGAAGGTCTCGCCAAGCGCCCTCGGGTCACGCGCGGCGAACTCGACGAACTCGAGGCCGGCCGTGCCGAGCGGATTGTGCTCAGGCGCCAGCACGGCGCGCTGCGCGGCCTCTGGAGTGGGCAGGTCGCTGGGCATGGCAATCTCCTTGTACGGTCTTTCGGTGTGCCGCAGCAAAAACGGGCTGCCGCGGCGTTCGCACCGTGTTTTTACACCGGGTCGCGGGGCATTCGCAACCGTCATTTTGTACTATTTGGTTCATCGATCGAACGGCACACCGGCCGGTGCCCGGCGGCATGCACGCGGTGGGCCGCCGTATCACTCGAGCGGCGTATCGCCTCGGCTGCCTTTGTGCGCCGTTTTGCCGGCGGATTTACCTGCGGTTTTGCCCGCCTCTTTCCCCGACACCGCCGCCATTCTGCCCCGCGCGACCTCTCGCACCGCCTCGATGAACGCGCGTCCCACCG
The genomic region above belongs to Paraburkholderia sp. HP33-1 and contains:
- the xylA gene encoding xylose isomerase → MSYFEHIPEIRYEGPQSDNPLAYRHYDKSRKVLGKTLEEHLRIAVCYWHTFVWPGVDIFGQGAFRRPWQQPGDAMERALQKADAAFEFFSKLGTPYYTFHDTDVSPEGASVKEYSENFLRVSDYLARKQQDTGVKLLWGTANLFSNPRYAAGAATNPNPEVFAFAATQVRHALDATLRLGGENYVLWGGREGYDTLLNTDLVREREQFARFLHMVVDHKHKIGFKGALLIEPKPQEPTKHQYDYDVATVHGFLLQHGLDKEIRVNIEANHATLAGHSFHHEIATAFALGIFGSVDANRGDPQNGWDTDQFPNSVEELTLAFYEILRHGGFTTGGMNFDAKVRRQSVDAEDLFYGHIGAIDNLALGLDRAAVLVENERLDQFKRQRYAGWDGEFGRKILSGEYSLSTLASDTLARDLNPRHVSGQQEQMENIVNQAIYSGR
- a CDS encoding XylR family transcriptional regulator, yielding MTRPQAPQTTHRIALLFNANKVYDREIITGIGNYLLSTRVAWDLFLEEDFRCRLAGIERFDGDGIIADFDDPAVDEALRDCPLPVVAVGSSYEDPTQYPSDLPYIATDNSKLVSLAYTHLIGAGLENFALYSLPQAQENRWAQQRELAFAHLRSAEGRSAAQIDSEIYRGLSTSAPSWNQAIEQLTAWLRQLPKPVGIIAVTDARARHLLQACLIAGIPVPEEVAIIGIDNDPLTRTLTRIPLSSVIQGTEEMGRTAAHILHQMLHGARFPGRRILVPPVGINVLESTRHQPLASPYVMRARHFIRQYACQGIRTEQVADYVGVSRSSLEEYFRRELQCTVHQEILRHKLDVAKTLLAKRDASSAEVAIRCGFTSLQYMYAVFRRELGCTPREYQERVGPKTKTTG
- a CDS encoding aldose epimerase family protein, with the translated sequence MISIAQLSSEPWGTLPGGDRVRLYTLRNAHGMKVAISDLGATLVSWHAPDRAGRLGDILLGHDTPAEYVAATTYMGGLIGRWANRIAGARFSLDGIEYTLDRNEGPNLLHGGTIGFHRALWDVSEDDGALLMRLESPEGDAGFPGNVTVQVRYSLDDDGTLTIGYEAITDAPTPLNLTSHPYFNLTGRAGTDIRGHVLSIDAERFFEVDATLIPCNLADVAGNAFDFRQSAPIGGRLDWPHAQLARAGGFDHCYVLRAAPDAGTNDATPPLREVACAYDPGSGRELTVATDQRGLQFYSGNALNGNPGRGGVRYQRYAGLCLEAGGFPNEVNMTGQDEVIVRPGDTYRQITTYRVDVRKGV
- a CDS encoding DUF4148 domain-containing protein; the encoded protein is MKSLIQAVALAAVIAAPVAAFAQSEQPITRAEVKAEVQQLERAGYNPATAFDAQYPADIQAAEARVSAMNAKGQGDTSGYGSPMGGSSQSGPGQHPLWVNPDGQ
- a CDS encoding DUF4148 domain-containing protein produces the protein MNIATQMRSILAALVLTLVGCATDGGNGGAQTHLSATQCRDLTDLRNKAPATHERSMSELAALQQAGYHPERRFDPDYPASLERAQRKVEIWYQSECPQARSG
- a CDS encoding isocitrate lyase/PEP mutase family protein, whose amino-acid sequence is MPRTAAEKRAAFRALHSSGCFVLPNPWDAGSARFLRTLGFKALATTSSGFAWSTGHADNTLPREVILAHLRTIVDATDLPVNADFESGFGRDPEEVAESVTLAVATGVAGLSIEDSTGNPAAPLFPVDVAVERLSAARRAIDQNGGDTLLIGRAENFVAGKPDLDDAIARLKAYAAAGADCLYAPGIQTREQIEAVVAAVAPKPVNLLIGSTSNLTLQDVAALGVRRISVGGGLARAAWGGFMQAAQALDDGRFDFSGAAAGTQLNALFTRDA
- a CDS encoding RidA family protein — encoded protein: MAREIIRVEPLSTYLEKLKAPACAVTRHADTVYVSGLPPFDPETGVPVDAPIERQTELVLEQMKLCLETAGSSLDHVLKCNIYCTSVEKFAAVNAIYTRYFPVDPPARIFVNVPAWPGHFDIEIDCVAAVR
- a CDS encoding helix-turn-helix domain-containing protein: MDTHLTKSADTSSTDLGRRVRAARQAQDLTLETASRLCGVSRSTLSKVENGLMSPTFDVLQKIVLGLKIEIGELFGSTPKVSASGRRALTRKNEGQRHAYRGYQMELLATDLAHKAMLPFRIRISAHTLDAFDDWGRHEGEEFLYVISGSVCLYSELYAPTHLNAGDSLYFDSRTGHAAVSTSEEDAEVLWMATNADLSHTPSAANDSTKK